The nucleotide sequence TCTTAATATCACCGAATTATTTGACTAAATAAACCTATGCGTCAATATCACAATCTCATGAAGGAAGTCCTTGAAAAGGGCGTCCAAAAATCCGATAGAACCGGTACCGGCACGATCTCCATCTTTGGCCATCAGATGCGCTTTAATCTAGCTGAAGGCTTTCCGATGGTGACAACGAAGAAGTTGCATCTGAAGTCCATTATTCTGGAATTACTCTGGTTTCTCAAAGGCAGCACGGATAACAACTGGCTTAAAGAGCGTGGTGTTTCCATTTGGAATGAATGGGCAGCACCAAATGGTGACCTTGGCCCGATTTACGGCTATCAGTGGCGCTCATGGCCAGCACCGAATGGTGAGCATATTGACCAGATCGCTGAAGTTGTAGAAACCCTTAAAAAGAATCCAGACTCTCGTCGCATTATTGTTTCTGCTTGGAATGTGGCTGATATTCCTCGCATGGCTTTGGCGCCTTGCCACGCTTTCTTTCAGTTTTACGTTGCTGATGGCAAGCTATCTTGCCAACTCTATCAACGGAGTGCGGATATCTTCTTGGGTGTACCCTTTAATATTGCCAGTTATGCCCTACTGACCCACATGATGGCGCAGCAGTGCAATTTAGAAGTTGGTGACTTTGTGTGGACTGGCGGTGACTGTCATCTTTATAGCAATCATTTAGAACAAGTTGATCTTCAACTCTCGAGAGACTTCTTCCCGCTACCTAAGCTCAATATTTTGCGTAAGCCTGACT is from Polynucleobacter sp. MG-Unter2-18 and encodes:
- a CDS encoding thymidylate synthase — encoded protein: MRQYHNLMKEVLEKGVQKSDRTGTGTISIFGHQMRFNLAEGFPMVTTKKLHLKSIILELLWFLKGSTDNNWLKERGVSIWNEWAAPNGDLGPIYGYQWRSWPAPNGEHIDQIAEVVETLKKNPDSRRIIVSAWNVADIPRMALAPCHAFFQFYVADGKLSCQLYQRSADIFLGVPFNIASYALLTHMMAQQCNLEVGDFVWTGGDCHLYSNHLEQVDLQLSRDFFPLPKLNILRKPDSIFDYEFEDFEIAGYESHPAIKAPVAV